A stretch of Rhododendron vialii isolate Sample 1 chromosome 4a, ASM3025357v1 DNA encodes these proteins:
- the LOC131324108 gene encoding 1-aminocyclopropane-1-carboxylate oxidase homolog 11-like, whose translation MDISDTKLSYPESAGDHFDRAKEVQAFDDSKAGVKGLIDAGVVKVPTIFIRPQDELSEDLKSPPVEMQVPVIDLGSIGEHHSRERVVNEVQRASEEWGFFQVVNHGIPLNVLEEMIDGIRMFHEGDPEVKRALYSCDRTKKVRFESNRNLYRSKYVSWRDTLTISMPVSDHLDPDEIPKTCRASTIEYIKHVTYLGHTLFELLSEALGLALDHLAALECARSGTFVCHYYPACPEPELTLGTGKHSDPVFVTVLLQDQLGGLQVMHKNRWVNVKPIPGGLVVNIGDLLQIISNDKFKSVDHRVLANRVGPRISVANFFTGVFAPPKVYGPIKELISEENPPIYRDFTVSDYIGSFLSGPLDKPALDYLKK comes from the exons ATGGATATCTCAGACACCAAATTATCCTACCCAGAAAGTGCTGGAGACCATTTTGACAGGGCAAAAGAGGTACAGGCTTTTGATGATTCGAAAGCCGGAGTCAAAGGGCTAATTGATGCCGGAGTGGTAAAAGTCCCAACGATATTCATTCGCCCGCAGGATGAACTGTCTGAGGATTTGAAAAGTCCACCGGTAGAGATGCAAGTGCCGGTCATTGATCTCGGGAGCATTGGAGAACATCATAGTCGGGAAAGAGTTGTGAACGAAGTCCAGCGTGCGTCGGAGGAGTGGGGATTCTTTCAAGTCGTCAACCACGGAATCCCGTTGAATGTGCTGGAGGAAATGATTGATGGAATAAGAATGTTTCACGAGGGCGATCCGGAGGTAAAGAGAGCGTTGTATTCGTGTGATCGGACGAAAAAAGTAAGATTTGAGAGTAACCGTAATTTGTACAGGTCAAAATATGTGAGTTGGAGGGACACCTTGACCATCTCTATGCCTGTTTCTGACCATCTTGACCCTGATGAAATTCCCAAAACCTGTAG GGCTTCAACAATCGAGTATATCAAGCACGTTACCTACCTGGGACATACTCTATTTGAGTTGTTATCAGAGGCTCTTGGCCTTGCACTTGACCACTTAGCTGCCCTCGAGTGTGCTAGAAGCGGCACTTTCGTCTGCCATTATTATCCAGCATGCCCAGAGCCAGAGCTGACTTTAGGAACTGGCAAGCACTCAGATCCTGTCTTCGTCACTGTACTCCTACAAGACCAACTTGGAGGCCTCCAAGTCATGCATAAAAATCGATGGGTTAATGTTAAACCGATTCCCGGAGGTTTGGTAGTTAACATTGGGGATCTTCTCCAG ATCATATCTAATGACAAGTTCAAGAGCGTTGATCATAGAGTGTTGGCAAACCGTGTTGGACCGAGAATTTCTGTGGCAAACTTTTTCACTGGGGTTTTTGCTCCTCCAAAAGTCTACGGCCCTATAAAAGAACTGATATCAGAAGAAAATCCTCCTATATACAGGGATTTTACGGTAAGCGATTACATTGGAAGTTTCTTATCGGGGCCGCTTGACAAGCCTGCGCTCGACTATTTGAAGAAATAA